The Benincasa hispida cultivar B227 chromosome 11, ASM972705v1, whole genome shotgun sequence genome has a segment encoding these proteins:
- the LOC120090003 gene encoding DNA-directed RNA polymerase V subunit 5A, with protein MEEDGFEGEPNEVEFGTCLSSYIDNGTTESHRYFLSRRTVLEMLRDRGYTLNSSDIDLSLQQFREIYGQSPDVDRLKLSAVHRSDPSKRVLVIFCGTGAVKVNAIRNIAGQIANKDSLHGLILIVQNQITNQAMKAVELFSFKVEIFQITDLLVNITKHALKPNHQVLSEEEKQKLLQQYSIEEKQLPRMLRMDAVARYYGLEKGQVVKVTYDGDMTRSHVTYRCVW; from the exons ATGGAGGAAGATGGGTTTGAGGGAGAGCCGAATGAAGTGGAGTTTGGCACTTGCTTGAGTAGCTACATCGACAATGGCACCACTGAAAGCCACAGATACTTTCTTTCTCGCAGAACAGTCTTGGAGATGCTTAGGGACCGAGGTTACACTCTCAACTCCTCTGATATCGACCTCTCTCTTCAACAATTCCGAGAAATTTACGGTCAATCCCCCGACGTTGATCGCCTTAAACTATCCGCCGTTCATCGCTCCGATCCCTCCAAAAGA GTCCTCGTGATATTTTGTGGGACTGGTGCTGTGAAAGTTAATGCTATTCGCAATATTGCTGGCCAAATTGCTAATAAGGACTCTTTGCATGGTCTCATTCTAATTGTGCAAAATCAAATTACAAACCAGGCCATGAAAGCAGTTGAGCTTTTCTCGTTCAAGGTTGAAATATTCCAG ATTACTGACTTGCTCGTCAATATCACAAAGCATGCGTTAAAGCCAAACCATCAAGTACTATCGGAGGAAGAGAAACAAAAACTTTTGCAACAATACAGTATAGAGGAAAAACAG CTTCCTCGTATGTTACGTATGGATGCTGTTGCTCGATATTATGGACTTGAGAAAGGGCAGGTTGTGAAAGTGACTTACGATGGCGATATGACTAGGTCACATGTAACTTATCGTTGTGTTTGGTGA